In a single window of the Paenibacillus sp. MMS20-IR301 genome:
- a CDS encoding aldo/keto reductase: MANHIPELVLNDGTKVPAIGFGTAWIKGTKGVQHLKTALDLGYRLIDSAFNYENEGVVGEAVRRGGVPRDQLFITSKLPGRHHKYDEAIETVQESLYRAGLDYYDLYLIHWPNPKVDLYVEAWQALIEARKQGLIRSIGVSNFLPEHLDRLIQETGVTPSMNQIELHPYYNQAEQRAYHQQHGIITESWSPLGRGTELLKNEQLAAIAAAHSKSVSQIVLRWHVQLGAVPIPRSASAEHQRENLDIFSFSLSEEEMKVISGIKTTGPLWDQDPAVYEEF, translated from the coding sequence ATGGCAAATCATATCCCTGAGCTGGTGTTAAACGACGGCACGAAGGTGCCGGCGATCGGGTTTGGAACAGCGTGGATCAAAGGCACGAAGGGTGTACAGCATCTGAAGACTGCGCTTGATCTGGGATACCGGCTGATTGATTCGGCGTTTAACTATGAGAATGAAGGTGTGGTCGGAGAAGCAGTCCGCCGGGGCGGGGTTCCGAGAGACCAACTGTTTATTACGTCGAAGCTGCCGGGCCGCCATCATAAGTATGATGAAGCAATTGAGACTGTCCAGGAGTCGCTGTACCGCGCGGGCCTCGACTATTATGACCTGTATCTGATCCACTGGCCGAATCCGAAGGTGGATCTGTATGTGGAGGCTTGGCAGGCGCTGATCGAGGCCAGGAAGCAGGGCCTGATTCGCTCTATTGGAGTGAGCAATTTCCTGCCGGAGCATCTGGACCGTCTGATTCAGGAAACGGGCGTCACGCCAAGCATGAACCAGATTGAACTGCATCCTTACTATAACCAGGCGGAGCAGCGGGCTTATCATCAGCAGCATGGGATTATTACGGAATCCTGGAGCCCGCTGGGACGCGGTACCGAGCTGCTGAAGAATGAACAGCTTGCCGCGATTGCTGCAGCACATTCGAAATCCGTCTCGCAGATTGTGCTGCGCTGGCATGTCCAGCTTGGCGCCGTACCGATTCCAAGATCGGCGTCGGCGGAGCACCAGCGGGAGAATCTGGATATCTTCAGCTTTAGTCTCTCCGAGGAGGAGATGAAGGTAATCTCAGGGATTAAGACAACCGGCCCGCTGTGGGATCAGGACCCGGCTGTGTACGAGGAGTTCTGA